The Nitrospirota bacterium genome contains a region encoding:
- the asnB gene encoding asparagine synthase (glutamine-hydrolyzing) yields the protein MCGIAGCFGANEEQVVREMITTLAHRGPDDEHVIAGKDFSIGARRLSILDLPGGRQPISNEGGTIWAAQNGEIYNFPEIRRQLEERGHRLQTHCDTEVLPHLYEEHGTDFVAHIDGMFAVAIWDDKDKVGLLARDRMGKKPLYYCLHDGALFFASEIKALLRLPGFERRLNLEALHHYLSFKHVPHPSSIFSGIAVLPPAHLLTYRPGREPSVRRYWDLDFSGKGGSAGMTETEITDHLLVLLRQGVQRRLLSDVPIGFFLSGGLDSSLSTVLAAELSASKIKTFTLTYSRDSTTEGKEEDRRWARWVADRYNTEHHEETIQVTNFPENLRRILTCFDEPYAGVVSTYFLSQLISRHVKVALSGDGADELFGSYLSHRLAVPLSNYQSYQQTGDVKGLEPFDKQLDFLAKLAEPEDWAWRSKLVVFSDAEKESLYAPDMCLKGKTFSSRERVRQDFSGLSARDPLNRILEAEFRTIFPDQVLAFVDRLSMAHSLEVRTAYLDTDFVSFVAGLPGRLKIKDGETKYLLKKLALQYFPSEMVYRKKEGFLMPITQWLLRDLETYVRDTLSPQRLSKHGLFRSEYVQGLVDGLYQNHSDHHAVNKVYSLLVFQEWYELYMV from the coding sequence ATGTGCGGCATTGCCGGATGCTTTGGGGCAAACGAGGAACAGGTTGTGAGAGAGATGATCACGACGCTTGCCCATCGTGGGCCCGATGATGAGCATGTTATTGCAGGAAAGGATTTTTCGATAGGAGCAAGACGGTTGAGCATCCTTGATTTGCCAGGCGGTCGGCAACCAATCTCAAATGAAGGAGGGACAATATGGGCAGCGCAAAACGGAGAGATTTACAACTTTCCTGAAATTCGACGGCAGCTGGAGGAGCGAGGGCATCGCTTGCAGACCCACTGTGATACGGAGGTATTGCCCCATCTGTACGAAGAACACGGGACAGATTTTGTGGCACACATCGATGGCATGTTTGCTGTGGCCATCTGGGACGATAAGGATAAAGTTGGCTTGTTGGCCCGAGACCGGATGGGAAAGAAACCATTGTACTATTGTCTCCACGATGGTGCGCTGTTTTTCGCATCGGAAATTAAGGCACTTCTGCGTCTTCCAGGATTTGAACGGCGGCTGAATCTAGAAGCGCTGCATCACTACCTGAGTTTCAAGCATGTCCCGCATCCTTCATCGATTTTTAGTGGAATTGCCGTCCTGCCTCCGGCACACCTGTTGACCTATCGTCCTGGGCGGGAGCCATCAGTCCGGCGGTATTGGGATCTCGACTTTTCAGGGAAAGGCGGGAGTGCCGGGATGACGGAAACAGAGATCACAGACCACCTCTTGGTTCTTCTCCGGCAAGGGGTACAACGCCGATTACTTTCTGATGTTCCGATCGGGTTTTTCTTGAGCGGAGGGCTCGATTCCAGCTTGTCGACGGTGCTTGCGGCAGAACTTTCGGCCAGCAAGATCAAGACCTTTACGCTTACATATTCGCGGGACTCGACGACGGAAGGGAAAGAGGAAGATCGGCGCTGGGCCCGGTGGGTTGCAGACCGGTATAACACAGAACATCATGAGGAAACGATTCAGGTCACAAACTTCCCCGAAAACCTTCGCCGCATTTTGACTTGCTTCGATGAGCCGTATGCCGGGGTGGTCTCGACGTATTTCTTGTCCCAACTCATTAGTCGGCATGTTAAGGTGGCGCTTTCCGGTGATGGCGCTGATGAGTTATTCGGGAGTTATCTTTCGCACCGGCTGGCAGTGCCGTTGAGCAATTACCAATCCTATCAACAAACCGGAGATGTGAAGGGGCTAGAGCCGTTCGATAAGCAGCTGGATTTTCTGGCCAAACTGGCAGAACCGGAGGATTGGGCTTGGCGATCTAAGTTGGTCGTGTTCAGTGACGCTGAGAAAGAATCCCTCTACGCTCCTGATATGTGCCTAAAAGGGAAAACCTTCAGCAGTCGGGAACGCGTTCGCCAGGACTTTTCGGGGCTTTCAGCGCGCGACCCTCTCAATCGAATCCTGGAAGCCGAATTCCGCACGATTTTCCCGGATCAAGTTCTTGCATTCGTTGACAGACTCTCCATGGCACATTCCTTAGAGGTCAGGACAGCCTATCTCGACACGGATTTCGTGTCCTTCGTTGCTGGTTTGCCTGGAAGACTCAAGATTAAGGATGGTGAGACCAAATATCTACTCAAGAAGTTGGCGCTCCAGTATTTTCCTTCCGAGATGGTGTATCGGAAAAAAGAAGGGTTTCTCATGCCCATTACTCAGTGGCTGCTTCGAGATCTCGAAACCTACGTTCGGGATACCTTAAGTCCACAACGATTGAGTAAGCACGGACTCTTCCGGTCCGAATACGTGCAAGGACTCGTAGACGGTTTGTATCAAAACCATTCTGATCACCATGCTGTGAATAAAGTCTATTCGCTGTTGGTATTTCAAGAGTGGTACGAATTATACATGGTGTAG
- a CDS encoding GNAT family N-acetyltransferase has translation MKSTNQRSKRTEKLPEKVDREHVIGGQLVRLHSLALRHLDKSRSWFNNPELARLLGRIRKISDAEHKEWFSGLHQRGDCVYFAIEVGSGGRHVGNIWLWDIDSFHRKAELRILIGEADCLEKGVGTEAIQLLCKYGFGNMNLHKIYAYVHATNPRARRAFEKAGFEIEGILKEDRWIEGQFINVYVLGRLHGGR, from the coding sequence TTGAAATCTACCAACCAAAGATCTAAGCGGACAGAGAAGCTTCCTGAAAAAGTAGATCGAGAACATGTCATTGGGGGACAGCTCGTCAGATTGCACAGTCTTGCGCTGCGGCATCTTGATAAGAGTCGCTCCTGGTTCAACAATCCAGAATTGGCTCGGCTGCTTGGACGAATTCGCAAGATTTCCGATGCTGAACATAAGGAGTGGTTTTCGGGGCTGCATCAAAGAGGAGATTGCGTCTACTTCGCGATTGAAGTAGGAAGCGGAGGAAGGCACGTTGGGAATATATGGTTGTGGGATATTGACTCATTTCATCGGAAGGCGGAGTTAAGGATTCTGATTGGCGAGGCAGATTGTTTAGAGAAGGGTGTTGGAACAGAAGCCATTCAACTTCTTTGCAAATACGGCTTCGGTAACATGAATTTGCACAAGATCTACGCCTATGTTCATGCGACTAACCCAAGGGCGCGACGTGCTTTTGAGAAAGCCGGGTTTGAGATAGAGGGAATCCTCAAGGAAGATCGGTGGATTGAAGGACAATTTATAAATGTCTACGTATTAGGAAGGTTGCATGGTGGGCGCTGA
- a CDS encoding WbqC family protein translates to MSRPTSAATVREVTNSMSQTDLTLCVLQPGYLPWLGFFDQMRRSDIFVIYDDVQYDKHGWRNRNRIKSPDGPYWLTVPVRHKGLGWPKINEIEIDNQSAWAKKHVGTIRQFYSKAPYTTQYLPMLENLLSKPWASLVELDMAVITLICTWLGLDRHVVRSSSLGIEGAQSERLYKFCEHFGARQYLSGSSAKNYLDLDLFARNRIAVIWQDYHHPVYPQQHGEFVPYLSVLDLVLNCGPESSGILARQCTEEKT, encoded by the coding sequence ATGAGCCGACCGACCTCGGCGGCTACTGTTCGCGAGGTCACCAATTCCATGTCTCAAACGGATTTGACACTGTGTGTTCTCCAGCCTGGCTATCTGCCTTGGCTCGGGTTTTTTGACCAAATGCGCCGCAGTGACATCTTCGTCATCTATGACGATGTGCAATACGACAAGCATGGTTGGCGGAACCGCAATCGAATCAAGTCGCCCGATGGCCCTTATTGGCTGACTGTTCCCGTTCGCCATAAGGGGTTGGGGTGGCCGAAGATCAACGAAATCGAGATCGACAACCAATCGGCTTGGGCGAAGAAACATGTCGGAACGATTCGGCAGTTTTACTCCAAGGCGCCGTACACCACCCAGTATCTGCCCATGCTAGAGAACCTCCTGTCAAAGCCATGGGCTTCGCTGGTAGAGTTGGACATGGCGGTGATCACATTGATATGCACATGGCTGGGGCTCGATCGTCATGTCGTGCGCTCCTCCTCGTTGGGCATCGAAGGGGCCCAAAGTGAACGACTCTACAAGTTCTGTGAGCATTTTGGCGCACGGCAGTATCTCAGCGGTAGCTCGGCAAAGAACTATCTCGACCTTGATTTATTCGCGCGGAATCGTATCGCGGTCATATGGCAGGACTACCACCACCCGGTGTATCCACAGCAACATGGAGAATTTGTCCCCTATCTTTCCGTGCTGGACCTTGTGCTAAATTGTGGGCCTGAGAGTTCAGGAATCTTGGCTCGTCAATGTACAGAGGAGAAAACGTGA
- a CDS encoding GDP-mannose 4,6-dehydratase — translation MYRGENVKTILITGGAGFIGSNFVRYLYDKYPNCRLIVLDALTYAGNVKNLPVDINNGSDERLMFWYGNVRNGELVDTVVSQSDVVFHFAAESHVTRSIYDNLLFFETDVLGTQVVANAVLKYRDRIERFIHISTSEVYGSAVADKMGEDHPLLPMSPYASAKCGADRLVYSYWETYKIPAVIVRPFNNYGPYQHLEKVVPRFITSCLLGEPLTVHGDGSAARDFIYVQDHCEALDLILHADRDKVVGEVINLGTGLHTDLLTIANAVRDLMKPKNSPIQFIGDRPGQVFRHTCDYSKANRLLGWSPRVSFEQGLEQAVQWYRDHESWWRPQMWMRHIPIITADGKRELH, via the coding sequence ATGTACAGAGGAGAAAACGTGAAGACCATACTCATTACCGGTGGAGCAGGTTTTATCGGGAGCAACTTTGTCCGCTATCTTTACGACAAATATCCGAATTGCCGATTGATTGTTCTCGATGCCCTCACGTACGCCGGCAATGTCAAGAATCTCCCGGTTGATATCAATAACGGTTCCGATGAGCGCCTGATGTTTTGGTATGGGAACGTGAGAAACGGTGAACTGGTTGACACTGTTGTGTCGCAGTCAGATGTCGTCTTCCATTTCGCGGCCGAATCACATGTGACCCGTTCTATCTATGACAACCTGTTGTTTTTTGAGACGGACGTACTCGGGACGCAGGTGGTTGCCAACGCGGTCTTGAAATACCGAGACCGGATAGAGCGCTTCATTCACATCTCGACATCGGAGGTCTACGGGAGTGCCGTCGCCGACAAAATGGGGGAAGATCATCCGCTTCTTCCCATGAGTCCCTACGCTTCGGCCAAGTGCGGGGCCGATCGTTTAGTGTATTCTTATTGGGAAACGTATAAAATTCCGGCGGTCATTGTCAGGCCGTTCAACAACTATGGCCCTTATCAGCATCTTGAGAAGGTCGTGCCGAGATTCATCACCAGCTGTCTTCTTGGCGAACCGCTTACCGTTCACGGAGACGGATCGGCTGCGCGGGATTTCATCTATGTCCAGGATCATTGCGAAGCATTGGACCTGATCCTCCACGCGGATCGTGACAAAGTCGTTGGTGAAGTGATCAACCTCGGAACGGGCTTGCACACCGATTTACTGACCATCGCCAATGCGGTTCGGGATCTGATGAAGCCCAAGAATAGTCCGATTCAATTTATCGGAGACCGGCCAGGACAGGTGTTTCGACATACCTGCGACTACTCTAAGGCCAATCGTCTTCTTGGATGGTCTCCGCGTGTGTCCTTTGAGCAGGGATTGGAACAGGCCGTTCAGTGGTATCGGGACCATGAATCATGGTGGAGGCCGCAGATGTGGATGAGGCATATTCCGATCATTACAGCGGATGGTAAACGGGAGTTACATTAA